The following proteins are encoded in a genomic region of Parus major isolate Abel chromosome 20, Parus_major1.1, whole genome shotgun sequence:
- the EMILIN3 gene encoding EMILIN-3 — protein MRRARALRRRGALLACLSLGTLLALADAKGAFYPPAAPLPFGGRYSLYTAGSSPQLGKPVGKHKSYCAYVVQRNVTCTLQDGAESYVKAEYHKCSWGPKCPGKVLYRTFFRPKYKIGYKTVTELSWRCCPGFMGEGCHDSPTDQPGLLPQHPSPKMPPGQKMFPMPRLPPYPKSHPDLFPGPKKNQYGRKLPGLFGDRLDRLEEEVRRLSQSYDSLHTMVSGLGDRLRLAIQEDTTKMIGSLMNSPGTPDSSVGFGIIPDGLVDVADKADIATYPPVGEILTKVTEVSDVLKTKADLLHEVQGMVLDHDGQIKHLLESARPSPLTSIDLLEEYVDTRLSNLRGELLDGFEKKLGKIQTTCDFRIQEVRQQCEEEKAANLRLQQTLDGKELEIKKEISQLETQIQGLTVVESCCSNLDYLTDRMNILEKGLHSISESQKNLHSRLDGEISTVTLGNLFEGRFEDLEARLNATERETGSCCSGIEDSMKGTVVAEVDGMRTAFEDKMQTLEDRFMTIVGELNNVSSPMAMDGAVVPVLEGELASMRKRTDETLEVLQNRLITLESTCSLGCTSASKDVETFRTEIEDCQSKNQDLLLRMDSNYDLLRKLNATILEIQRRIEEEASGALQGEITLLKINLNTVSKSLTGLKNSVSQYSDTVTHVNSSLDEHERKIEDEVHSIQEKVNDQGSQLFFSNRRVLNLKGDLERLKARIVSDLSSCKNVAHGLQQEVSHFDERVARVESACGRLGAITGSLDNIREELEKHTGSLWDYMDHMNGTLAAHSQEITGLKDNLLDCQAKVSELAEQAGHLEEKAERRQH, from the exons ATGCGGCGGGCGCGGGCGCTGCGCCGCCGCGGAGCGCTGCTCGCCTGCCTCTCCCTGGGGACTCTGCTGGCCCTCGCCGACGCCAAGGGTGCCTTCTacccccccgccgcccccctGCCCTTCGGCGGCAGGTACAGCCTCTACACGGCCGGCTCCAGCCCGCAGCTCGGCAAGCCCGTGGGCAAGCACAA GAGCTACTGTGCCTACGTGGTGCAGCGCAATGTGACGTGCACGCTGCAGGACGGGGCCGAGAGCTACGTCAAGGCCGAGTACCACAAGTGCAGCTGGGGACCCAAATGCCCAGGGAAAGTGCT GTACCGCACCTTCTTCAGGCCCAAATACAAGATTGGATACAAGACAGTGACCGAGCTGTCCTGGAGGTGCTGCCCAGGCTTCATGGGAGAAGGGTGCCATGACAGCCCGACAGACCAGCCTGGCCTTCTGCCCCAGCATCCCAGCCCTAAAATGCCTCCTGGGCAAAAGATGTTTCCAATGCCCAGACTTCCTCCCTATCCCAAAAGCCACCCTGACCTGTTTCCAGGACCAAAGAAGAATCAATATG gcaggaaGCTGCCTGGCCTCTTCGGGGACCGCCTGGATcggctggaggaggaggtgaggcGCCTTTCCCAGTCCTACGACAGCCTGCACACCATGGTGAGTGGGCTGGGTGACCGCCTGCGGTTGGCCATCCAGGAGGACACCACCAAGATGATCGGCTCCCTGATGAACAGCCCAGGCACGCCAGACTCATCCGTGGGCTTCGGCATCATTCCCGACGGCCTGGTGGACGTGGCAGACAAAGCCGACATCGCCACGTACCCTCCCGTAGGGGAGATCCTGACCAAAGTGACGGAGGTGAGCGATGTGCTGAAAACCAAGGCGGATCTGCTGCACGAGGTTCAGGGCATGGTCCTGGACCACGACGGGCAGATCAAGCACCTGCTGGAATCCGCCAGGCCCTCGCCCCTCACCTCCATTGACCTGCTGGAGGAGTACGTGGACACGAGGCTGAGCAACCTGCGTGGAGAGCTGCTCGACGGCTTTGAGAAGAAGCTGGGTAAGATCCAGACCACGTGTGATTTCCGCATCCAAGAGGTGCGGCAGCAGTGTGAGGAGGAGAAAGCTGCCAACCTGCGGCTGCAGCAGACGCTggatgggaaggagctggagatcAAGAAAGAGATCTCTCAGCTGGAGACCCAGATCCAAGGGCTGACAGTGgtggaaagctgctgcagcaaccTGGACTACCTCACCGATCGCATGAACATCCTTGAGAAAGGCCTTCACAGCATCTCTGAGTCCCAGAAGAACCTGCACTCACGCCTGGATGGAGAAATCTCCACTGTCACCCTAGGGAACCTCTTTGAAGGGCGCTTTGAGGACCTGGAAGCCAGGCTCAATGCTACAGAGAGGGaaacagggagctgctgctctggtaTAGAGGACAGCATGAAAGGCACAGTGGTGGCAGAGGTGGATGGCATGAGGACTGCCTTTGAAGACAAAATGCAGACCCTGGAGGACAGGTTCATGACCATTGTTGGGGAACTGAACAATGTCAGCTCTCCTATGGCCATGGATGGGGCAGTGGTGCCTGTGCTGGAAGGGGAGCTTGCCAGCATGAGGAAACGAACAGATGAGACACTGGAGGTGTTGCAGAATCGCCTCATCACACTGGAGAGCacctgctccctgggctgcacCTCTGCCTCCAAAGATGTGGAGACCTTTCGGACAGAGATCGAGGATTGCCAGAGTAAGAACCAGGACCTGCTCCTCCGGATGGACAGCAATTATGACCTCCTGCGCAAGCTGAACGCCACCATCCTGGAGATCCAGCGGCGAATCGAGGAGGAAGCATCGGGGGCTTTGCAAGGGGAGATCACCTTGCTAAAGATCAACCTGAACACTGTGAGCAAGTCTCTGACAGGGCTCAAGAACTCCGTCTCCCAGTACTCAGACACCGTCACACATGTCAACTCCTCACTAGATGAGCACGAGCGGAAGATTGAGGATGAGGTCCACTCCATCCAGGAGAAAGTCAACGACCAAGGCTCCCAGCTTTTCTTCAGCAACCGCCGTGTCCTGAACCTCAAGGGAGACCTGGAGCGACTCAAAGCCAGGATTGTCAGCGACCTGAGCTCCTGCAAGAATGTGGCCCATGGCCTGCAGCAGGAGGTCTCTCACTTCGATGAGCGGGTGGCGCGGGTGGAGAGCGCCTGCGGCAGGCTGGGGGCCATCACTGGCAGCCTGGACAACATCAGGGAGGAACTGGAGAAACACACGGGCAGTCTGTGGGACTACATGGACCACATGAATGGGACACTGGCTGCCCACTCTCAGGAAATAACGGGACTGAAGGACAACTTGCTTGACTGCCAAGCCAAGGTCTCTGAGCTGGCCGAACAGGCTGGGCACTTagaagagaaggcagagaggaggCAGCATTAG